A region of Diadema setosum chromosome 15, eeDiaSeto1, whole genome shotgun sequence DNA encodes the following proteins:
- the LOC140239158 gene encoding uncharacterized protein → MAKFHEKDLDSFFFTFERIAMRLEWPKDQWALLVQQVLTGKAQAVFSSLSCEHAFDYEKMKDAILQSYEQVPEAYRQQFCNMRRSEGETHNELARRKEVAFDRWIRSLKVDLTYEALREMLLEECKRGMAVDVRTYVDDSKESTVKSAAMVADTYELTNKGKRSSPVRWKFSQGEKFFEAGGKSKPSAHSASGSAKQSSGVRNERKLICYYCKSEGHVKTQFPKLKLKMMKKKRNQSQMVLYVCQVECME, encoded by the coding sequence ATGGCTAAATTTCATGAGAAGGATTTAGATTCATTCTTCTTCACATTTGAGAGGATAGCAATGAGATTAGAGTGGCCGAAGGATCAATGGGCGTTGTTAGTTCAGCAAGTGCTGACAGGAAAGGCCCAGGCGGTTTTCTCGTCTCTGAGTTGTGAACATGCATTCGATTACGAGAAAATGAAAGATGCAATTTTGCAGTCCTACGAGCAGGTGCCAGAGGCATATCGACAACAGTTTTGTAACATGAGACGATCCGAAGGTGAAACTCATAATGAATTGGCGAGAAGAAAAGAGGTCGCTTTCGATCGTTGGATTAGATCTTTGAAGGTAGATCTTACATACGAGGCACTGAGAGAAATGCTCCTAGAAGAATGCAAGCGTGGCATGGCAGTTGACGTGCGGACGTATGTAGACGACTCCAAGGAATCCACCGTAAAGTCTGCTGCGATGGTGGCTGACACTTATGAGCTAACAAATAAGGGGAAGAGGTCATCCCCTGTTAGGTGGAAATTTTCCCAGGGAGAGAAGTTTTTTGAGGCTGGTGGAAAGTCTAAACCCAGTGCTCATTCAGCAAGTGGTAGTGCTAAGCAGAGTAGTGGTGTTAGGAATGAAAGAAAGCTCATTTGCTACTACTGTAAGTCTGAGGGACATGTAAAAACTCAGTTCCCTAAGCTAAAgctgaaaatgatgaaaaaaaagagaaatcagaGCCAAATGGTTTTATACGTGTGTCAAGTGGAGTGCATGGAATGA